Proteins co-encoded in one Dyella japonica A8 genomic window:
- the der gene encoding ribosome biogenesis GTPase Der, with the protein MLPVVALVGRPNVGKSTLFNALTRSRDALVADMPGVTRDRHYGVCRTGARPFVVVDTGGLSGEEEGIEGLTAQQVRLAIEEASVLVFVVDARDGLLPQDRTILDELRRSGKPIIAAVNKTDGLDLQNAMAEFAAFGIANTLPLAAAHNRGTEDLVASALTLLPEDEHEEVEPGDADSIRVAIVGRPNAGKSTLINRLLGEDRLIVSNVAGTTRDPIRVSLERDGRKYTLIDTAGVRRKARVEEAVEKFSVIKTLQSMAAAQVVVVMIDARENLADQDLTLIGHAVDEGRALVIAVNKWDGMDSYQREQCQKALERRLQFVDWAKTVFISALHGSGLRELMKSVVRAHQAATKELGSSELTKTLERAYESYQPPLVRGHAPKLRFAHPGGTNPPTIVIHGSRTKHIAPAYRRYLENFFRKRYRLEGTPIRIEFRDGENPFAGKKNVLTDSQKRKRQRMIREMKKRKR; encoded by the coding sequence ATGCTGCCCGTCGTTGCCCTGGTCGGTCGTCCCAATGTCGGTAAATCGACCCTCTTCAACGCACTGACGCGCAGCCGCGACGCCCTGGTGGCCGACATGCCGGGCGTCACGCGAGATCGTCACTACGGCGTGTGCCGCACTGGTGCACGCCCGTTCGTGGTGGTGGATACCGGCGGTCTTTCCGGTGAAGAAGAGGGCATCGAGGGCCTTACCGCGCAGCAGGTGCGCCTCGCTATCGAGGAGGCCAGCGTGCTGGTCTTCGTGGTGGATGCACGCGATGGCCTGCTGCCGCAGGACCGCACCATCCTCGACGAGCTGCGCCGCAGCGGCAAGCCGATCATCGCGGCGGTCAACAAGACCGATGGCCTTGATCTGCAGAACGCCATGGCGGAGTTCGCCGCCTTCGGCATCGCCAACACGTTGCCGCTGGCTGCTGCGCACAACCGCGGCACCGAGGATCTCGTGGCGTCGGCGCTCACGCTGCTGCCCGAGGACGAGCACGAAGAAGTCGAACCAGGTGACGCGGACAGCATCCGCGTCGCCATCGTGGGCCGCCCGAACGCGGGCAAGTCCACCCTGATCAATCGCCTGCTGGGCGAGGATCGCCTGATCGTTTCCAACGTGGCCGGCACCACGCGTGACCCGATCCGAGTGTCGCTGGAGCGCGACGGCCGCAAGTACACCCTGATCGATACCGCTGGCGTGCGTCGCAAGGCGCGCGTCGAAGAGGCGGTAGAGAAATTCAGCGTCATCAAGACGCTGCAGTCGATGGCCGCCGCGCAGGTCGTGGTGGTGATGATCGATGCGCGCGAGAACCTGGCTGACCAGGATCTCACCCTGATCGGTCATGCCGTGGACGAGGGCAGGGCGCTGGTCATCGCCGTCAACAAGTGGGACGGCATGGATAGCTACCAGCGCGAGCAGTGCCAGAAGGCGCTGGAACGCCGCCTGCAGTTCGTCGACTGGGCCAAGACGGTATTCATCTCGGCCTTGCATGGTTCAGGTCTGCGCGAGCTGATGAAATCCGTCGTGCGCGCCCACCAGGCGGCGACCAAGGAGCTGGGTTCGTCCGAGCTCACCAAGACGCTCGAGCGCGCCTACGAGAGTTATCAGCCGCCGCTGGTGCGTGGCCATGCCCCCAAGCTGCGCTTCGCGCATCCGGGCGGCACCAACCCGCCGACCATCGTCATTCACGGCAGCCGCACCAAGCACATCGCGCCGGCTTACCGCCGCTATCTGGAAAACTTCTTCCGCAAGCGCTATCGCCTGGAAGGCACGCCAATCCGCATCGAGTTCCGCGACGGCGAGAATCCCTTCGCCGGCAAGAAGAACGTGCTCACGGACAGCCA